The sequence below is a genomic window from Felis catus isolate Fca126 chromosome A2, F.catus_Fca126_mat1.0, whole genome shotgun sequence.
TGGTGTAGCATTTCATCCAGAGAGATTTTAGTCAAACACAAAACCCAAATCTTTCAGTCTCTCCATTGTTACACAGAAGTATTTGTGtttattcacaatttttaaaGGCAGCCGAACAAAATTTCAGCTCCACTCTAGAACTGTGTCAAAATGCCCAAGCAGAAACACACTCACCaccattttaagaaaacaaaagcacttacTAAGGTTAATTCTAGAAGAGAAATCTGCTACCAGAGCTAATTCACTAGGCTAGGCTAACTAAGCTCTGACAAACAAAAGAGATATTTTTTGTGATGCTTTCCTTAAATGAggtttataataatttaaaatattttagttaccTAACCAGAGGTGTTGTCATCCAAAGCAATTACTTAGAACTCATGATCTACCCAGTGCCTTTGGAAACCAGAGTTCCTATTGATTAACCATGGAGAATTAAATCAAGGTCTAAttatataatgattttatttttttaaataagctctatgcccaacttggggcctgaactcacaaccctgagattaagagttgcatgttctattGGCTGAGCCATCCTGGCGTCCCtataatgaaatttatttaatagaGATTTTAGGTATCAAAAacagagtgttatgctaagtgaaataagtcatacagagaaagacagataccatatgttttcactcttatgtggatcctgagaaatttaacagaagacctaGACCATGGggtaggagaaggaaaaaaaaaaaaaaaaaagagagagggagggagccaaaccataagagactcttaaaaactgagagagaataaactgagggttgatggggggtgggagggaggggaaagtgggtgacaggcattgaggagggcacctgttggggatgagcactgggtgttgtatggaaaccaatttgacaattaatttcataattaaaaaacccatagaaataataaaatgaatctaaaaaagaaactttaaaatatcatgCCTAATTCTCCATAGCCTCAACaccaaaatcattttaatttgaagatAAAACTAATTTGCTTTTAAACATATGATGTTCTTATTTGGATAAAGACAAAAGTCTAACAACTTAATAGAAAAACAACAAGTTCAAATAGCTGGCATGATatggagttttattttaaaaacgcAACTTTCATTCTCTTCAGTGCTTAGGTAGAGAAGATGGAGTTTCTCTCTACATAAAGTACTACatgaaaattcatttaattttaacctTTGGCAAGACTCAGTTACATCTTCAGAAGATTGTCTGGGTTGAAGTTTTCAGAATGTCACACTTGCACATGGGGCATGTCCTGTGTGCTAAAAGCCAGGGGTCAATGCACGTCTTatggaaaaaatgtttgcaagtTAAAATACGTACTACATCTTGGGGTTTGTAGATGTCAAAGCAAACAACACAACTGTCTTCGTTTGGATCTAGTTCCTTATCCCCCTCCTTGAGCACTCGCAGTTGAAGCTGACCGATAGCTTTCTTCACATCTGCTTTCATCTGTCTTCGCCTCCTGGTGGAAGAATTGGGCACCCTAGGTCTCCAAGCACAGTACAAGAAAAGGTAGGCAACTGTGGCAGCCAGGAAGGTAAAGAGAGACATGACATAATGGCTCAGCCATGGCATGTGCATTCTTCCCACCTCAATGATGATCGTCACATAGACTCCTTTCTGAATCAAATGCAAAAGTTCCATACCTTTCAAGTTGCCTATCATTACTGCAACTATATTTTCCGTTCCCTGGTGAGACATGGGAAATACTTTGTTACCCGTACCTGGATAGTTATAGATGATCACCCCATTTGCTCCCTTCTCTGCTGCCACGTTGATTTTATGTGTAAAAGTACAGCCTCCCCGTTCAATGAGGGCCAACCAAGAGTCTGCTTGTTCAGGTCTGCTGAAGTTGGTCATAGGATTACAAGCATTCTGATTCCATCCTTCAGGAAGTACCGCCACACCAGACACCCTTTCCAAAGGAGAATGATTTCCGAACACTCCACTCTCTCCTAATTCAGATATAATCCGATTTCCCACCTGAAATGTTATATTCAGGTGGGCTGTCCAAATGGCTTTTCCTTTTGAGCCAGAAAGGCTAAGTAGTAGAAAGATGCTAAGCCTCAATAGTTGAGATGAAACAGAACTATGAGTTGAAGGAGTAATTCTAAGTAGGCTCATTCCTCCATTTGCCTCTTAActgacaaacaaaaaacaaaacatcagttgtaaaaaaaaaaaaaaaaaagtagcaaagaaGCTAACTTCAATTGTTGGCAGTAGATAATTAAAGcacataaatggaaaaaagtctgTGTTGATCAGAGGT
It includes:
- the RNF148 gene encoding RING finger protein 148; amino-acid sequence: MSLLRITPSTHSSVSSQLLRLSIFLLLSLSGSKGKAIWTAHLNITFQVGNRIISELGESGVFGNHSPLERVSGVAVLPEGWNQNACNPMTNFSRPEQADSWLALIERGGCTFTHKINVAAEKGANGVIIYNYPGTGNKVFPMSHQGTENIVAVMIGNLKGMELLHLIQKGVYVTIIIEVGRMHMPWLSHYVMSLFTFLAATVAYLFLYCAWRPRVPNSSTRRRRQMKADVKKAIGQLQLRVLKEGDKELDPNEDSCVVCFDIYKPQDVVRILTCKHFFHKTCIDPWLLAHRTCPMCKCDILKTSTQTIF